Part of the Xanthomonas sp. SI genome is shown below.
TCGCTCAGGGTCGACTGCAACGGCGCTTCCAGCGTCTGCCACACCAGGCCGGTCAGCGCCTCCAGGATGTCGCGCACGCGCGTGGGCAGGGCGGCGCTGGCGAGCGTCGCCGGGCTTGCCGACGGAATGGCAGACAATGACATCCTGTGATCGCCGTTTGATTTCCGGGGTCCGGTATGTAACACGTTTCTGGCGGCGCAACCATGTTGGCGGCGGCCTGGCGCAGCATTTCAGAGCATGAACAGGGCGACCACGTCGTTGGTGAAGCGCCGTCCCAGTTCGGTCGGCAGCGCATGCCCGGATTCCACATGCAGCCAGCCCCGCGCCTGTGCCTGGGCCAGCGCCGGAGCGATCGTCTCCGGTTCCAGGCCGGTGCGCACGGCGAAGTCGCGCAACGCGAACCCCTGGTTCAGGCGCAGCGCATTGAGCATGTATTCGAACGGACGCCGCTCGGCGCCGATCCAGTCGTCGCCGCCGATCGCCGCCGGGGTGCCGGCGGCGGCCAGGAACGCCTGCGGATGCTTGGTCTTCCAGCGCCGCAGGATGTTCTGCTCGGCGCCGGAGCTGATCTTGCCGTGGGCGCCGGCGCCGATGCCCAGGTAGTCGCCGAACTTCCAGTAGTTGAGGTTGTGCGCGCACTGGTAGCCGTCGCGGGCGTAGGCGCTGACTTCGTACTGGGCGTAGCCGGCCGCGGCCAGCAGCGCCTGGCAGTGCTCCTGCATGTCCCAGGCGTCGTCGTCCTCGGGAATGCCCTGCGGCGGGCGCGCGGCGAATACCGTGTTCGGTTCCAGGGTCAGCTGGTAATGGCTGATGTGGGTGGGCTGCAGCGCCAGCGCGCGCGCGATGTCGCTCTCCGCCCCGGCCAGGGTCTGCTGCGGCAGCGCGTACATCAGGTCCAGATTGAAGTTGGCGTAGCCGGCGTCCTGCGCCAGCTTCACCGCGCGCTCGGCATCGGCGCTGTCGTGGATCCGGCCCAGGCGCTGCAGCGCGGCGTCGTCGAAGCTCTGGATGCCGAAGCTGAGCCGGTTGACCCCGGCCGCCAGGTAGCGGTCGAAGCGCCCGTGCTCGGCGGTGCCCGGGTTGGTCTCCAGGGTGATTTCCAGGTTCGGCGCGAAGCGCAGGCGCGCGCTGGCCGCCTGCAGAAAACGGTCGATCGCCTCGGCCGGAAACAGGCTGGGGGTGCCGCCGCCGAAGAACACGGTCTGTACGGTGCGGCCCCAGACCAGCGGCAGGTCCTGGTCCAGATCGCGGATCAGCGCGTCCACGTAGTCGTCGAACGGCAGCGCGCCCTTGGCCGCATGCGAGTTGAAATCGCAGTACGGGCATTTGCGCACGCACCAGGGCAGGTGCACGTACAGCGACAGCGGGGGCGGGATCAGCGGCGGCATCAGGCGGGCAGTGTAGGGCGGTGGGCTGGCGCGGCGGCGTATGCGCGCCGCTGTGGCGGGGACTGCGTCTTGAAAGCGACCGGCTGCGCCAGCGCAGCGGCCGCTACAGCGACGCCAGCCGCTGCTTCAGCAGCGCCAGCGCCTGGCCGCGGTGGCTGATCCGGTTCTTCAGCGCCAGCGGCATCTGCGCCGCGCTCTGGCCGTGGTCCGGATCGAAGAACACCGGATCGTAGCCATGGCCGCCGTCGCCGGCGCGCGCATGCAGGATGCGCCCGCGCCAGCGGCCTTCCACCAGCAGCGGTTGCGGGTCTTCGGCATGCCGCAGCAGCACCAGCACGCAATAGAAATGCGCGGTGCGCTGCGCGTCGGGGACATCGCGCAGTGCGTGCAGCAGCTTGTCGATGTTGGCCGCGGCATTGCCGTGTTCGCCGGCATAGCGCGCCGAGTACAGCCCGGGCGCGCCGCGCAGCGCGTCCACGCAGATGCCCGAGTCGTCGGCCAGCGCTGGCAGGCCGGTGACCTGGGCCGCGTGGCGCGCCTTCAGCAGCGCGTTCTCGACGAAGGTCAGGCCGGTCTCGTCGGCATCGCGCACGCCGAGCGTGGACTGCGCGACCAGGTCGATGCCGGCGCCGTCGAGCAGCGCATGCAGTTCTTCGAGCTTGCCGGCATTGCTGCTGGCCAGGACCAGGGTCTTCATTGCTTGGGTTCCAGCAGGTCCCACTTGGTGCCGTACAGGTCGCGGAACACCGCGACCGTGCCATAGGGTTCCGCGCGCGGGGATTCGAGGAACTCCACGCCCTGCGCCAGCATCGCGGCGTGGTCGCGGGCGAAATCGTCGGTGTACAGGAAGTGGTCCACGCGCCCGCCGGTCTGGTCGCCGATCCGCGCGCGCTGCGCGTCGTCGCCGGGTTCGGCCAGCAGCAGCGCGGCATCGTCGCTGCCGCCCGGGCCGACCACCACCCAGCGCTTACCGTCGCCGAGCGCCACGTCCTGCAGCAGGGCGAAACCGAGCTTGCCGGTGTACCAGGCGATCGCCGCGTCGTAGTCGGCCACGACCAGCGTGGTCAGCGCGATCCGCCGCTTCACCGCGCCAGCGCCTCGCGCTGGGCGGCAAGCAGTTGGCCGATGCCGGTTTCGGCCAATGCCAGCAGCGCATCCAGTTCGTCGCGGCGGAACGCGTGGCCTTCGGCGGTGCCCTGGATTTCGATGAAGCCGCCACCGTCGTTCATCACCACGTTCATGTCGGTGTCGCAGTCGCTGTCCTCGGCGTAGTCCAGATCCAGCACCGGCGTGCCGCGGTAGACGCCGACCGAGACCGCGGCGACCGCGCCGAGCACCACCGGCTTCTTCAGGTCGCCGCGCTTCTGCAGCCAGTTCACCGCGTCCATCAGCGCCACGTAGGCGCCGGTGATGGCCGCGGTGCGGGTGCCGCCGTCGGCCTGCAGCACGTCGCAGTCCAGCGTGATGGTGCGCTCGCCCAGTGCATTGCGGTCCACGCAGGCGCGCAGCGCGCGCCCGATCAGGCGCTGGATTTCCAGCGTGCGCCCGCCCTGCTTGCCGCGCGCGGCCTCGCGGTCGGAACGCGAATGGGTGGCGCGCGGCAGCATGCCGTATTCGGCGGTGACCCAGCCTTCGCCCTTGCCGCGCAGGAAGCCCGGGACCCGGTTCTCCACGCTGGCGGTGCACAGCACGCGGGTGTCGCCGAAGCTGACCAGCACCGAGCCTTCGGCGTGACGGGTGAAGGCGCGTTCGATGCGCACCGGGCGCAGTTGATCGGCCGTGCGGCCACTGGGACGGGAAAAGGACATGGGGATCGATCCGGAGGTGTCGTGAGGGCCGGGCGCGGCAGCGGGCCGGGCCGTGGGAGCTGAGAGGCGCTAGGTTACCATTCGCGCTTTGCACGCACCGGAACAGCACATGATCCGCAGCATGACCGCCTTCGCCGGCGCCGAGCGCATCACTCCCTGGGGCACGCTGGGCTGCGAACTGCGCTCGGTCAACCACCGTTTCCTGGAAGTGGGCGTGCGCCTGCCGGAAGAGCTGCGCGCGCTGGAGCCGCAGTTGCGCGAGCGCCTGGCCGCCCGCGTCAGCCGCGGCAAGCTGGACCTGATGCTGCGCCTGCGCGCGCCCGACGCCGCGCAGTCGCTGGCGGTGAACGAGCCGCTGGTCGAACAGCTGGCGGTGCTCGCGCAACGGCTCGGCGCGCGCTTCCCGCAGCTGCAGGTGCAGTTCGCAGACCTGCTGCAGCTGCCCGGCGTGCTGCAGGGGCAGGCGGTCGACCCGGCCGCGCTGCAGGCGCAGGCGCTGGAGCTGCTGGACGAGGTGGTGGCCGAGTTCGTCGCCGCGCGCGAGCGCGAGGGCGGCAAGCTGGCCGCGGCCATCGTCGAGCGGGTCGATGCGGTCGAGCGCGTCGCCGCCGAGGTGAAGCAGCTGATTCCGGCCATCCGCGAGGGCCAGCGGACCAAGCTGGCCGCGCGCCTGGCCGACCTGCCGCATCCGGTCGATCCGGGCCGTGCCGAGCAGGAACTGGTGCTGTGGCTGCAGAAACTCGATGTGGACGAGGAACTGGACCGGCTCGACAGCCACATCAAGGAGATCCGCCGCGTGCTGCGCCAGCCCGAGCCGGCCGGCCGGCGCCTGGATTTCCTGATGCAGGAATTCAATCGCGAGGCCAACACCCTGGGCTCCAAGTCGGTGGACAGCCGCACCTCCAACGCGGCGGTGGAGCTGAAGGTGCTGATCGACCAGATCCGCGAGCAGGTGCAGAACCTGGAGTAGCCGGATTGGGGATTCGGGATTGGGGATTGGCACAGCGGATCCGGCGTCGGCCGGGGCGCGCTCAATACCGGGTAGCATATTGTCCCCGTGGGTGCTGGCCCGCGGCCCTGTTCGCGAATCCCGATTCCCCAATCCCGACTCCCTGATCCTATGCGCGGCACTCTCTATATCGTTGCGGCGCCTTCCGGCGCCGGCAAGAGCAGCATCGTCAACGCCACGTTGGCGCGCGATCCGCAGATCGCGCTGTCGATCTCGTTCACCTCGCGCGCGCCGCGGCCGGGCGAGCGCCATGCCGAGCACTATCACTTCGTGTCCGCCGACGAGTTCCAGGGCATGATCGATGCCGGCGACTTCTTCGAGTACGCCCGCGTCCACGGCGACTGGAAGGGCACCGCGCGGCAATCGGTGGAGCCGCAGCTGGCCGCCGGCCACGACGTGCTGCTGGAGATCGACTGGCAGGGCGCGCGCCAGGTGCGGGCCAAGGTGCCCGACGCGGTCAGCGTGTTCATCCTGCCGCCGTCGCGGGCGGCGCTGGAGCAGCGCATGCGCAAGCGCGGCCAGGACAGCGAGGCGGTGATCGCGCAGCGGCTGGCCGCGGCGCGCGAGGAGATGTCGCACTACGCCGACTTCGACTACGTGATCGTCAACGAGGACTTCGACACCGCGGTGGGCGAGATGTGCG
Proteins encoded:
- the hemW gene encoding radical SAM family heme chaperone HemW, which encodes MPPLIPPPLSLYVHLPWCVRKCPYCDFNSHAAKGALPFDDYVDALIRDLDQDLPLVWGRTVQTVFFGGGTPSLFPAEAIDRFLQAASARLRFAPNLEITLETNPGTAEHGRFDRYLAAGVNRLSFGIQSFDDAALQRLGRIHDSADAERAVKLAQDAGYANFNLDLMYALPQQTLAGAESDIARALALQPTHISHYQLTLEPNTVFAARPPQGIPEDDDAWDMQEHCQALLAAAGYAQYEVSAYARDGYQCAHNLNYWKFGDYLGIGAGAHGKISSGAEQNILRRWKTKHPQAFLAAAGTPAAIGGDDWIGAERRPFEYMLNALRLNQGFALRDFAVRTGLEPETIAPALAQAQARGWLHVESGHALPTELGRRFTNDVVALFML
- the rdgB gene encoding RdgB/HAM1 family non-canonical purine NTP pyrophosphatase → MKTLVLASSNAGKLEELHALLDGAGIDLVAQSTLGVRDADETGLTFVENALLKARHAAQVTGLPALADDSGICVDALRGAPGLYSARYAGEHGNAAANIDKLLHALRDVPDAQRTAHFYCVLVLLRHAEDPQPLLVEGRWRGRILHARAGDGGHGYDPVFFDPDHGQSAAQMPLALKNRISHRGQALALLKQRLASL
- a CDS encoding VOC family protein codes for the protein MKRRIALTTLVVADYDAAIAWYTGKLGFALLQDVALGDGKRWVVVGPGGSDDAALLLAEPGDDAQRARIGDQTGGRVDHFLYTDDFARDHAAMLAQGVEFLESPRAEPYGTVAVFRDLYGTKWDLLEPKQ
- the rph gene encoding ribonuclease PH — encoded protein: MSFSRPSGRTADQLRPVRIERAFTRHAEGSVLVSFGDTRVLCTASVENRVPGFLRGKGEGWVTAEYGMLPRATHSRSDREAARGKQGGRTLEIQRLIGRALRACVDRNALGERTITLDCDVLQADGGTRTAAITGAYVALMDAVNWLQKRGDLKKPVVLGAVAAVSVGVYRGTPVLDLDYAEDSDCDTDMNVVMNDGGGFIEIQGTAEGHAFRRDELDALLALAETGIGQLLAAQREALAR
- a CDS encoding YicC/YloC family endoribonuclease, with protein sequence MIRSMTAFAGAERITPWGTLGCELRSVNHRFLEVGVRLPEELRALEPQLRERLAARVSRGKLDLMLRLRAPDAAQSLAVNEPLVEQLAVLAQRLGARFPQLQVQFADLLQLPGVLQGQAVDPAALQAQALELLDEVVAEFVAAREREGGKLAAAIVERVDAVERVAAEVKQLIPAIREGQRTKLAARLADLPHPVDPGRAEQELVLWLQKLDVDEELDRLDSHIKEIRRVLRQPEPAGRRLDFLMQEFNREANTLGSKSVDSRTSNAAVELKVLIDQIREQVQNLE
- the gmk gene encoding guanylate kinase, encoding MRGTLYIVAAPSGAGKSSIVNATLARDPQIALSISFTSRAPRPGERHAEHYHFVSADEFQGMIDAGDFFEYARVHGDWKGTARQSVEPQLAAGHDVLLEIDWQGARQVRAKVPDAVSVFILPPSRAALEQRMRKRGQDSEAVIAQRLAAAREEMSHYADFDYVIVNEDFDTAVGEMCAIFVASRLRRLPQQQRHADLIAALLDQDQATG